Proteins from a single region of Sneathiella aquimaris:
- the gap gene encoding type I glyceraldehyde-3-phosphate dehydrogenase encodes MTVRVAINGFGRIGRNVLRAIYESGRTDIEVVGINDLGSVSSNAHLLKYDSVHGRFPGDVTVTEDSMDLGRGPIRVTSERNPADLPWGELDVDVAFECTGIFTHADKAKAHLEAGAKKVLISAPGTEVDLTVVYGVNHDKLEAGHKIVSNASCTTNCLAPVAQVLNDTVGIAHGFMTTVHAYTGDQPVLDTLHGDMRRARAAAMSIIPTSTGAAKAVGLVLPELAGKLDGTSVRVPTPNVSMIDLTFVAKRSTTAQEINEAVLEAANGRLKGILNANDEPLVSIDFNHNPASSSFDLTQTQVIEGTFVRVLSWYDNEWGFSNRMSDTALLMANLG; translated from the coding sequence ATGACTGTTCGTGTTGCAATTAACGGGTTTGGACGTATTGGCCGAAACGTCCTTCGTGCAATCTATGAGTCGGGTCGCACGGATATCGAGGTTGTCGGGATCAACGATCTCGGTTCTGTTAGCTCCAATGCGCATTTGTTAAAATATGACAGTGTGCATGGCCGTTTTCCTGGCGACGTAACAGTCACCGAAGACAGCATGGATTTGGGGCGCGGTCCTATCCGGGTTACCTCAGAGCGCAATCCCGCCGATTTGCCGTGGGGTGAATTGGATGTTGATGTTGCCTTCGAATGCACCGGTATTTTCACCCATGCAGATAAAGCAAAGGCCCACCTGGAAGCCGGCGCGAAAAAAGTGTTGATTTCAGCCCCAGGCACTGAGGTGGATTTGACCGTCGTGTATGGTGTGAACCATGATAAACTGGAAGCCGGGCACAAGATTGTTTCCAACGCGTCCTGCACAACCAACTGCCTTGCGCCTGTTGCCCAGGTCCTGAATGACACCGTTGGCATCGCCCACGGTTTCATGACAACTGTGCATGCTTATACAGGCGATCAGCCCGTTTTGGACACGTTACACGGTGATATGCGCCGGGCACGGGCCGCTGCCATGTCAATTATTCCCACATCGACAGGAGCCGCGAAGGCGGTTGGTCTGGTGCTTCCAGAACTTGCAGGAAAACTTGACGGCACATCCGTTCGGGTGCCCACGCCAAACGTTTCCATGATTGACCTGACTTTTGTTGCGAAACGCTCAACAACCGCCCAGGAAATCAATGAGGCTGTTCTTGAAGCTGCAAACGGACGCCTCAAGGGCATTCTAAACGCAAATGATGAACCGCTTGTATCGATTGACTTCAACCACAATCCAGCCAGCTCTTCGTTTGACCTAACCCAAACGCAGGTCATTGAAGGCACGTTCGTTCGCGTTCTAAGCTGGTATGACAATGAATGGGGTTTTTCAAACCGTATGAGCGACACGGCTCTGCTTATGGCAAATCTCGGATAA